A stretch of Fusarium poae strain DAOMC 252244 chromosome 2, whole genome shotgun sequence DNA encodes these proteins:
- the GCH1_1 gene encoding GTP cyclohydrolase 1, whose amino-acid sequence MASSKNGSVLSKKRAPNDATVSSPISDNLTQDGRKRRKKHELSSLGVTVNSTILSAPNEYKKPPDPVTGSGDLSIKTRTHQGENQEQAALRLEKMQGAVRTLLECIGEDPGRDGLLDTPSRYAKALLFLTKGYHINVEDIVNNALFNEGHNEMVIVKDIDIFSLCEHHLVPFTGKESSSFPRCVLYTRFWDMPANSLF is encoded by the exons ATGGCTAGTTCCAAAAACGGTAGCGTCCTCTCTAAGAAGCGGGCCCCCAACGATGCTACTGTCTCTTCCCCGATCAGCGATAATTTAACGCAAGATGGGCGCAAAAGACGGAAAAAACACGAGCTCAGCAGCCTCGGGGTTACTGTTAATAGTACAATTTTGAGTGCCCCGAATGAGTATAAGAAGCCGCCCGACCCAGTGACCGGTTCTGGTGATCTTT CGATCAAAACTAGAACTCATCAAGGAGAAAATCAAGAGCAGGCCGCATTACGCCTAGAGAAGATGCAAGGTGCTGTGCGAACTTTGCTAGAGTGCATCGGCGAGGACCCCGGTCGTGATGGCCTGCTGGATACACCTTCACGTTATGCCAAGGCATTGCTGTTCTTGACCAAGGGCTACCATATCAATGTGGAAGATATTGTGAATAACGCGCTATTCAATGAGGGCCATAACGAGATGGTCATTGTGAAAGATATTGATATATTTAGCCTTTGTGAGCACCATCTTGTGCCCTTTACAGGAAAGGAAAGCTCTTCCTTCCCTCGATGTGTCCTATACACTCGATTCTGGGATATGCCGGCTAATTCTCTCTTCTAG